A DNA window from bacterium contains the following coding sequences:
- a CDS encoding EamA family transporter: MLIAYLALLGVTVFWGFTFPVVQWSLDDCSPVLFVALRFALAALLFPLFFGKKSLSLDPQLIKRGLCSARFCAAAISFKRSDCVTRPRRARASSPRCMCR; encoded by the coding sequence GTGCTGATTGCCTACTTGGCCCTGCTCGGGGTGACTGTTTTTTGGGGGTTCACTTTCCCCGTCGTGCAGTGGTCATTGGACGATTGCTCGCCCGTGCTGTTCGTAGCCCTGCGCTTCGCACTCGCCGCGCTGCTCTTTCCACTCTTCTTCGGCAAGAAATCACTGTCGCTTGATCCGCAACTGATCAAGCGTGGCTTGTGCTCGGCGCGTTTCTGTGCGGCGGCTATATCTTTCAAACGATCGGACTGCGTTACACGACCTCGGCGCGCGCGGGCTTCATCACCGCGATGTATGTGCCGCTGA
- a CDS encoding T9SS type A sorting domain-containing protein, which produces MRWILVVIVFSTVSLAQPVEMFEIPFSGVAAPLEVLAVANDDNIADVFVKSTDGSVYKLTYDLVAHEVIGTRVPIALGSSVRYGLLNAASLGNGQWAVVLSGCFNCSVAAERYQAFLITGSGNVMDSDEMIYDVAAGGIFATFGPLTDARIARHPEGGFFVTGSATGMWGVEPTAELFSWAHDLSAPYYSYYSVGDHIMRVFPQFLTGDTLLILSTRSLGGTAAAWLSPCLTPECSTQVMGWDVSLFAEAMLRTPGGRIIAWRGDQIMELLSDGGLDTLNDAASEPHWSARFAAHPDYGFAAIWQYGQSTMLARVDTNGSAPAADGSVAWNVVPQSAFVSFDGDGALLAGYAVNDTTVGLTRVPWTAPLNVPAPPMVIPKTFLLRAFPNPFNSSVSIEYDLQNAADVRLSIFNTLGQEIATLVDGRSASGTHRLVWSPAAASGVYFVKLTAGELVISQKILYIR; this is translated from the coding sequence ATGCGATGGATTCTTGTGGTCATCGTTTTCTCCACGGTCAGCTTGGCGCAGCCCGTGGAGATGTTTGAGATTCCGTTCAGTGGCGTGGCGGCGCCGCTTGAGGTGTTGGCGGTGGCGAATGACGACAATATCGCGGATGTTTTTGTCAAGTCAACGGACGGTTCGGTGTATAAGCTGACGTATGATTTGGTGGCGCACGAAGTGATCGGAACGCGCGTGCCGATTGCGCTCGGCAGTTCGGTGCGCTACGGTTTGCTGAATGCGGCGTCCTTGGGGAACGGACAATGGGCCGTCGTGCTGAGCGGCTGTTTTAACTGCTCTGTCGCGGCGGAGCGCTACCAGGCCTTTCTGATTACGGGTAGCGGCAATGTGATGGACTCAGACGAGATGATTTATGACGTCGCGGCTGGCGGCATCTTCGCTACGTTCGGACCGTTGACGGACGCGCGAATTGCGCGGCATCCCGAGGGCGGATTCTTTGTCACCGGATCGGCAACCGGAATGTGGGGCGTTGAACCGACGGCCGAACTGTTCAGTTGGGCACATGATCTTAGTGCGCCGTACTATTCCTATTACTCGGTGGGCGACCACATCATGCGCGTGTTTCCGCAATTTCTGACCGGTGACACACTGTTGATTCTGAGCACGCGCAGTCTGGGCGGAACAGCGGCCGCGTGGTTGTCGCCCTGTCTGACGCCGGAGTGTTCAACACAAGTTATGGGATGGGATGTTTCGTTGTTCGCTGAAGCCATGCTGCGGACGCCGGGAGGCCGCATCATCGCGTGGCGTGGGGATCAGATAATGGAGCTGTTGTCTGATGGCGGACTCGACACGCTGAACGATGCGGCAAGCGAGCCGCATTGGTCCGCGCGCTTTGCGGCGCATCCGGATTACGGGTTTGCCGCGATTTGGCAGTACGGGCAGTCCACGATGCTGGCTCGCGTGGATACGAACGGCAGCGCGCCGGCGGCGGATGGCTCTGTCGCCTGGAACGTCGTGCCGCAGTCCGCGTTCGTGAGTTTTGACGGCGACGGTGCGCTATTGGCGGGCTATGCAGTCAATGACACGACGGTGGGCCTGACAAGGGTACCGTGGACTGCGCCGCTGAATGTGCCTGCCCCGCCGATGGTCATTCCTAAGACATTCCTGCTCAGAGCATTTCCCAATCCGTTTAACTCGTCGGTCAGTATTGAGTATGACTTGCAAAACGCCGCCGACGTCCGCCTAAGTATCTTCAACACACTCGGTCAGGAGATCGCCACGCTCGTTGATGGCCGCTCCGCCTCCGGAACGCATAGGCTGGTCTGGTCGCCCGCTGCCGCCAGTGGCGTCTACTTCGTCAAGCTCACGGCGGGTGAACTTGTAATCAGTCAGAAGATTTTGTACATTCGATAG
- a CDS encoding TonB-dependent receptor plug domain-containing protein, translating to MAQAIAEVTAKQIEFQQPRTTAEVLESGGVFVQRSQYGGGSPMLRGFTANGVLLVLDGVRMNNAIYRAGNLQNSIQVDANALGSADILFGPGSVQYGSDAMGGVMVFNTTDPLPSLLKTAKVDARAFTRYATANDERTVGGTIEYGMRKWALLGNVTYSDFGDLRSGNVRSDAYPDYGWRREYVARENGADVIVRNDHSTVQRFTGYTQANVLGKVRYWHNAHLNLTYGLVYDLVEYSALRPFGTVSQRCAALR from the coding sequence ATCGCCCAGGCGATCGCCGAAGTCACCGCCAAGCAAATCGAGTTTCAACAGCCGCGCACGACTGCCGAAGTGCTCGAAAGCGGCGGTGTGTTCGTGCAGCGCAGTCAATACGGCGGCGGCTCGCCGATGCTGCGCGGCTTCACGGCGAACGGCGTGCTGCTCGTGCTCGACGGCGTGCGCATGAACAATGCGATCTATCGCGCCGGAAATTTGCAGAATTCAATACAGGTGGACGCCAATGCGCTGGGCTCGGCCGATATTCTGTTCGGGCCCGGTTCGGTTCAATACGGCAGCGACGCGATGGGCGGTGTGATGGTCTTTAACACCACTGATCCGCTGCCCTCGCTCTTGAAAACGGCGAAGGTTGACGCACGCGCCTTTACGCGCTACGCGACAGCCAATGATGAACGCACGGTCGGCGGGACAATCGAATACGGGATGCGAAAATGGGCGCTCCTCGGGAATGTCACCTACAGTGATTTTGGTGATCTGCGCTCGGGAAACGTGCGCAGCGACGCCTATCCCGATTACGGCTGGCGGCGCGAATATGTGGCGCGCGAAAACGGCGCCGATGTCATTGTGCGGAACGATCACTCGACGGTCCAGCGTTTCACCGGGTATACGCAGGCCAATGTTCTCGGCAAGGTGCGCTATTGGCATAATGCGCATCTCAATCTTACCTACGGACTGGTTTACGACCTCGTCGAATATTCCGCGCTACGACCGTTTGGAACAGTATCGCAACGGTGCGCTGCGCTACGCTGA
- a CDS encoding TonB-dependent receptor, with translation MQSSAQKYNIVTGETAAQSTRYPDGGSNTTQLAAYCGWRAPVSRAIVMTAGLRYSHNMLTSKFDDQSFFAFPFDEIKYDNGAPTASLGAVYNAAAWQVRGALASGFRAPNVDDVGKIFDTGNGVVIFPNPELSSEYSYNGELGLARDFGRFSASATGYYSMLRDAVLVRDAQFNGADSILYDGAMAKVKSLQNVGEAFIAGLDVQAKCEINERLTASTQLSTAQGRDTESDLPLRSVPPLFGQTSLIWQQERWAAELFARYNAWKQLDDMPIAGGEVTAYTDDGVPSWWTLNVRGDVKLVEHLELVAALENILDLHYRPYASGVSAPGRNLILSLRAEL, from the coding sequence GTGCAGTCTTCCGCGCAGAAGTACAATATTGTGACCGGCGAAACCGCGGCGCAATCCACGCGTTATCCCGACGGCGGGAGCAACACCACGCAACTGGCCGCATACTGCGGTTGGCGGGCGCCAGTGTCCCGCGCGATTGTCATGACTGCGGGCCTGCGCTATTCGCATAACATGCTCACATCAAAGTTTGACGATCAGTCGTTTTTTGCCTTCCCCTTTGACGAGATCAAGTACGACAACGGCGCGCCGACGGCGAGCCTCGGCGCGGTCTACAACGCGGCGGCCTGGCAGGTGCGCGGCGCGTTGGCGAGCGGTTTTCGCGCGCCGAATGTGGATGATGTCGGCAAGATCTTTGACACAGGGAACGGCGTGGTCATCTTTCCCAATCCCGAACTGAGTTCGGAGTATTCTTACAACGGTGAGCTTGGCCTGGCGCGTGACTTCGGCCGCTTCAGCGCCAGCGCTACGGGTTACTATTCGATGCTGCGCGACGCCGTGCTGGTGCGCGACGCACAGTTCAACGGCGCGGATTCGATACTCTATGACGGCGCAATGGCGAAAGTCAAATCGCTGCAGAATGTCGGCGAAGCGTTTATTGCCGGGCTGGATGTGCAGGCGAAGTGCGAGATCAATGAACGATTGACCGCGAGCACGCAGCTTTCCACTGCGCAAGGCCGCGACACCGAGAGCGATTTGCCGCTGCGCTCCGTGCCGCCGCTGTTCGGGCAGACGAGTTTGATCTGGCAGCAGGAGCGCTGGGCGGCGGAGCTGTTCGCGCGTTATAACGCATGGAAACAGCTTGATGACATGCCGATTGCCGGCGGCGAGGTTACGGCGTATACGGATGATGGCGTGCCGTCGTGGTGGACGTTGAATGTACGCGGAGACGTCAAGCTTGTTGAGCATCTCGAACTGGTCGCGGCGCTGGAAAACATTCTCGATCTGCATTATCGCCCGTACGCATCGGGTGTGAGCGCGCCGGGCCGGAATCTGATTCTGAGCTTGAGGGCGGAGTTGTAG
- a CDS encoding T9SS type A sorting domain-containing protein, with protein MTTGEGPRRLKTAWVAWDEFVDTPDQSAPAPQEFTLSAYPNPFNSSVTISFELPRSGGAELNIFDLNGRLVETLRDDFSTAGTHTLNWSPKSAASGVYFATLEASFAHTTQKILYLK; from the coding sequence ATGACGACGGGCGAAGGCCCGCGCAGGCTGAAGACGGCGTGGGTGGCATGGGACGAGTTTGTAGATACACCTGATCAATCTGCTCCAGCGCCGCAGGAGTTCACCCTTTCCGCCTACCCCAACCCCTTCAACTCGAGCGTGACGATTTCGTTTGAATTGCCGCGCTCCGGAGGTGCGGAGCTTAATATCTTTGATCTGAACGGGCGGCTCGTCGAGACACTTCGAGACGATTTCAGCACGGCCGGAACGCATACGTTGAATTGGTCACCGAAAAGCGCCGCCAGCGGCGTATATTTTGCCACGCTCGAGGCGTCATTCGCCCACACCACGCAGAAGATTCTGTACCTAAAGTAG
- a CDS encoding T9SS type A sorting domain-containing protein has protein sequence MAARLCASLQSRRHGIQQKVSLRRARHWRTGIFEQIDPWRKATEFTDVTERLFPAQFTLIVSPNPFNASTTIRYTLPEAAHVRAVVYDVTGRAVTELMDETTAAGSHALQFDGANLSSGVYLLRFAAGEQISTHKLLLIK, from the coding sequence ATGGCGGCGCGGCTATGTGCATCGCTCCAATCGCGGCGGCACGGGATACAACAAAAGGTATCACTACGACGCGCGCGCCACTGGCGCACGGGTATTTTTGAGCAAATTGATCCGTGGCGAAAGGCTACTGAGTTCACCGATGTTACCGAGCGGCTCTTCCCGGCGCAGTTCACGCTGATCGTTTCGCCCAATCCGTTCAATGCGAGCACGACGATTCGCTATACGCTGCCCGAAGCGGCGCATGTGCGCGCTGTCGTGTATGATGTCACAGGCCGCGCGGTTACGGAATTGATGGACGAAACCACCGCCGCCGGAAGTCACGCGCTGCAATTCGACGGCGCGAATCTCTCGTCCGGTGTATATCTCCTGCGGTTCGCCGCAGGCGAGCAGATTTCAACTCACAAACTGCTCTTGATTAAGTAA
- a CDS encoding T9SS type A sorting domain-containing protein: MIEGNGAFSGALASYPFATNATYQFAGPFTVPVSFTPPFPGPHTGVLSFFIGGQYHSIALRGNGISAGAPPIAPEIYPNPFNNVTSLSFTLPEAAHVRAVVYDVLGREVARLADEAFIAGQHRLSVQATAWSSGVYFLRFETLGQIETRKMLLIK; encoded by the coding sequence GTGATTGAGGGAAACGGCGCGTTTTCAGGCGCACTCGCGTCCTATCCGTTCGCCACGAACGCAACCTATCAATTTGCCGGACCGTTTACCGTTCCCGTTTCATTCACGCCGCCGTTCCCGGGGCCGCACACGGGCGTGCTCTCGTTCTTCATCGGCGGGCAGTATCACTCCATCGCTTTGCGCGGGAACGGTATCTCTGCCGGCGCTCCCCCCATCGCCCCCGAAATTTACCCCAACCCGTTTAACAACGTCACATCGTTGAGCTTTACACTTCCCGAAGCTGCGCATGTGCGCGCGGTGGTGTATGATGTGCTCGGACGTGAAGTGGCGCGATTGGCCGATGAAGCCTTCATCGCCGGGCAGCACCGCCTGTCCGTGCAGGCCACCGCGTGGAGCTCCGGCGTCTATTTCCTGCGCTTTGAAACACTTGGGCAAATCGAAACGCGGAAAATGCTGTTGATAAAATAG
- a CDS encoding D-2-hydroxyacid dehydrogenase, translating into MPKILLNDGIDKSAAEALISSGFDIDLNHYEGAELLAKVKDVEGLTVRSATKVTKEIIDAAQHLKIIVRGGVGVDNIDVAYAEAQGIAVRNTPAASSTSVAECALGLMFAVVRAIPAANASMKSGEWDKKSFSKGIELEGKTLGIIGMGRIGTRLAEKAASIGMRVIMGYDKFPDNVKAKGFQLRELDDVFAESDIISLHIPKSKDEPALIGPAELAKMKKGVILINTARGGVIDEDALLAAMESGHVYGAGIDVWVGEPKPRRDLVEHPKVVALPHVGAQTIEGQGRVGGEVADILKEYFGK; encoded by the coding sequence ATGCCTAAAATTCTGCTCAACGACGGGATTGACAAGTCTGCCGCTGAAGCCCTGATCTCGTCGGGCTTCGACATTGATCTGAATCACTACGAAGGCGCCGAACTGCTCGCCAAGGTCAAAGATGTTGAAGGTTTGACCGTGCGCTCGGCTACCAAAGTCACCAAAGAAATCATTGACGCCGCACAACATCTGAAGATTATCGTGCGCGGCGGCGTCGGCGTGGATAATATTGACGTGGCGTATGCAGAAGCGCAGGGCATCGCCGTGCGCAATACGCCCGCCGCATCGTCCACATCCGTCGCGGAGTGCGCGCTGGGGCTCATGTTCGCGGTGGTCCGCGCCATTCCCGCCGCCAATGCTTCCATGAAATCCGGCGAATGGGACAAGAAGTCGTTCTCGAAAGGCATTGAACTCGAAGGCAAGACGCTCGGCATCATCGGCATGGGCCGGATTGGCACGCGACTCGCCGAGAAGGCCGCCAGCATCGGCATGCGCGTGATCATGGGTTACGATAAATTCCCCGATAACGTGAAAGCCAAGGGCTTCCAACTGCGCGAGCTGGACGACGTGTTTGCCGAGTCGGATATCATCTCGCTGCATATTCCCAAGAGCAAAGATGAACCGGCCCTGATCGGTCCGGCGGAGCTGGCCAAGATGAAAAAGGGCGTGATTCTGATTAACACGGCGCGCGGCGGCGTGATTGACGAAGATGCGCTGTTGGCCGCGATGGAGTCCGGTCACGTATACGGCGCAGGCATTGACGTGTGGGTCGGTGAGCCCAAACCACGCCGCGATTTGGTGGAGCATCCGAAGGTTGTTGCTCTTCCGCATGTCGGAGCGCAGACCATTGAGGGGCAAGGCCGCGTCGGCGGCGAAGTCGCCGATATTCTGAAGGAGTACTTCGGGAAGTAG
- a CDS encoding DMT family transporter — MLGAFLCGGYIFQTIGLRYTTSARAGFITAMYVPLTPILAWLLFRAKTRRRIWLAAAIAFLGIVTMSLPETFVDGKPMLEQMVLNFGDQLILLCALCYGFHILYINRWSRAENELTLTWLQLTATGLIAAALLPFEKIHFALTSQVALALGFTAIFGSVIAIWAMMRFQPRVPVAGAAVVYSMEPVMAGLAAWLMQDQVPPPLTIFGAALIILAMLIAATIQEPEPARS; from the coding sequence GTGCTCGGCGCGTTTCTGTGCGGCGGCTATATCTTTCAAACGATCGGACTGCGTTACACGACCTCGGCGCGCGCGGGCTTCATCACCGCGATGTATGTGCCGCTGACGCCAATTCTCGCGTGGTTGTTGTTTCGCGCCAAGACCCGCCGCCGCATCTGGCTCGCTGCGGCAATCGCGTTTCTCGGCATCGTCACGATGTCCCTGCCGGAGACCTTCGTGGACGGCAAACCGATGCTCGAGCAGATGGTGCTTAATTTCGGCGACCAGTTGATTCTGCTGTGCGCGCTGTGCTACGGTTTTCATATTCTCTATATCAACCGCTGGTCGCGCGCAGAAAATGAGTTGACGTTGACATGGCTGCAATTGACCGCCACGGGACTCATCGCTGCCGCACTGCTACCGTTTGAAAAAATTCACTTCGCCCTGACAAGTCAAGTGGCGCTCGCGCTGGGCTTCACCGCGATCTTCGGGTCCGTCATCGCGATTTGGGCCATGATGCGTTTCCAACCACGCGTGCCCGTCGCCGGAGCGGCCGTCGTCTATTCGATGGAGCCGGTCATGGCCGGACTCGCCGCGTGGCTTATGCAGGACCAAGTTCCGCCGCCGCTCACTATCTTCGGCGCGGCGCTGATTATTCTGGCGATGCTCATCGCCGCCACCATCCAAGAACCCGAACCCGCCCGATCATGA
- a CDS encoding DUF1610 domain-containing protein: protein MAKTHGLKSDFLCPNCGEC, encoded by the coding sequence ATAGCGAAAACTCACGGATTGAAATCTGACTTCTTGTGTCCGAATTGCGGGGAATGCTGA